The following proteins are encoded in a genomic region of Coffea eugenioides isolate CCC68of chromosome 6, Ceug_1.0, whole genome shotgun sequence:
- the LOC113774487 gene encoding uncharacterized protein LOC113774487 codes for MVKAFSCKLWWKLRQRRSIWAEYMFSKYIGDQHPSQAVALRPKGAWKRLIGIRDMAEVSISWSLDPGMVDFWLDTWCEQGPLPSLVVADGDRPHFLVAEFLGREGWNKERLLQWLPLHLVEMVMEIPFDLEGQDQIMWSPSSSAGFSLSSAWESCRRRQGRSPMHGMVWNRGVMLKMSMFSWRLLRSFVPVDSVIRQRGIPFASRCSCCLEEEESVLHLFVNGPVATEVWGRFGNRFGVGRRPIEGLESLWKKWAASLPRLPVSHIRYILPVLIWWFLWKGRNKARFEGQTFSAQQVSWEVDNFIQDMGRAGRLRKAQFYGDMEDNWARLASPVIRHRRPTVVSWHRPPAHRSKLNTDASVINGRATGGGVLRDSEGRLIFAFYKEFGEKGVLGAEALALQEGLRECVTRGVQGVLVEVDSAALVSLVNSSALGGWVHCNLLRRIRRLLRQVVGTVTHIYREANMVADRLAALQGGPSSVFESVQQLPRDVRGCLAMDAREFPSIRLVPG; via the coding sequence ATGGTCAAGGCTTTTTCTTGTAAACTGTGGTGGAAGCTGAGGCAGCGAAGGTCGATCTGGGCGGAGTATATGTTCTCCAAGTATATAGGGGATCAGCATCCGAGTCAGGCGGTAGCACTCAGACCGAAAGGGGCATGGAAGCGTCTTATCGGTATACGCGACATGGCTGAGGTGAGTATTTCATGGAGCCTTGACCCAGGTATGGTAGATTTCTGGTTGGACACCTGGTGCGAGCAGGGACCTCTTCCGTCATTGGTGGTAGCAGATGGTGACCGTCCTCATTTCTTGGTGGCCGAGTTTTTGGGACGGGAAGGGTGGAACAAGGAGCGTCTCCTGCAGTGGCTGCCGCTGCACCTTGTGGAGATGGTTATGGAAATACCCTTTGACCTGGAGGGTCAGGATCAAATCATGTGGTCCCCATCGTCTTCGGCGGGGTTCTCGCTAAGCTCGGCTTGGGAGAGCTGTAGAAGGCGTCAAGGTAGATCCCCCATGCATGGGATGGTGTGGAATAGGGGTGTAATGCTGAAGATGTCTATGTTCTCCTGGCGTCTATTGAGAAGCTTTGTACCGGTGGATTCGGTTATCCGTCAGAGAGGGATACCTTTCGCCTCTCGCTGCTCTTGTTGtcttgaagaagaagaatcggTGCTTCATCTCTTTGTCAATGGCCCCGTGGCTACGGAGGTTTGGGGTCGTTTTGGGAACAGGTTTGGGGTAGGGCGGCGACCAATTGAGGGGCTGGAAAGTTTGTGGAAGAAATGGGCTGCATCCCTTCCACGGTTGCCAGTCTCTCATATCAGATATATCCTTCCGGTTCTGATATGGTGGTTCCTATGGAAGGGACGAAACAAGGCTCGATTTGAAGGTCAGACATTCTCTGCGCAGCAAGTTAGTTGGGAGGTGGATAACTTCATCCAGGATATGGGCCGTGCGGGGAGGCTGAGGAAGGCGCAGTTCTATGGAGATATGGAGGATAATTGGGCAAGGCTGGCCAGTCCGGTCATCCGTCATCGCCGGCCAACAGTGGTTTCCTGGCACAGGCCCCCGGCCCATCGGAGCAAATTAAACACAGACGCCAGCGTGATTAATGGCAGGGCGACCGGAGGAGGGGTTTTGCGTGACTCGGAAGGTAGGCTAATTTTCGCATTTTACAAGGAGTTTGGCGAGAAGGGGGTATTGGGGGCCGAGGCGCTGGCGCTTCAGGAAGGATTGCGGGAATGTGTGACACGGGGGGTTCAGGGGGTATTGGTGGAGGTAGACTCGGCGGCGCTGGTATCTCTGGTCAACTCGTCGGCGTTGGGAGGGTGGGTGCATTGCAATCTGCTGCGTCGGATTCGCCGTCTGCTGAGGCAGGTGGTTGGCACAGTTACACACATTTACAGAGAAGCAAACATGGTGGCAGACAGATTAGCGGCCCTACAAGGTGGGCCAAGTTCGGTTTTTGAGTCAGTTCAGCAGTTACCGAGGGACGTTCGTGGGTGTCTGGCCATGGATGCTAGGGAATTCCCGTCCATTAGATTAGTACCAGGGTAG
- the LOC113775757 gene encoding DNA replication complex GINS protein SLD5: METGAQDGSSGYSTMDDYESLISTTDAELLKRAWQNEKAAPQILRFEAALIQRSREQIKLMEETVGEFTRNGIDPLTVSLYQMDLDRTIFLLRSYLRTRLQKIEKYVFHIQKTAELWNRLSRQEKRFAERCIEDMEKHLDQSVLSKLPSSYKSHLKQSSSSEEDDMVPEPRLDTYVICRSKRFLGAFQLDDSAEEPVNIEADDLYALPYKSIKPLVETGQIDLV, encoded by the exons ATGGAGACTGGTGCGCAAGATGGATCCTCAGGATACTCGACAATGGATGATTACGAGTCTTTGATTTCAACAACAGATGCAGAACTCTTGAAACGTGCTTGGCAGAACGAGAAGGCTGCCCCACAAATTCTTCGATTTGAGGCCGCTCTGATTCAAAGGTCACGTGAACAAATTAAATTGATG GAAGAGACAGTGGGAGAATTCACAAGAAATGGCATTGATCCACTCACCGTGTCTCTTTATCAGATGGACTTGGACAGGACCATCTTTCTCTTGAGGTCATATCTACGGACTCGTCTTCAAAAG ATTGAGAAGTATGTGTTTCACATCCAGAAAACTGCCGAGTTATGGAATCGGCTTTCCAGACAGGAGAAAAGGTTTGCTGAAAG GTGTATAGAAGACATGGAAAAGCATTTGGATCAATCTGTTCTTTCAAAGTTGCCTAGCAGTTACAAGTCTCATTTAAAGCAATCTTCAAGTAGTGAAGAGGATGACATGG TTCCTGAGCCACGGCTCGACACTTACGTCATCTGCAGAAGCAAGAGATTTTTAGGAGCCTTCCAGCTTGATGACAG TGCGGAAGAGCCTGTGAACATTGAAGCTGACGATCTGTATGCTTTACCTTACAAGTCAATAAAGCCTCTTGTGGAGACGGGTCAAATTGATCTGGTTTGA